A window of Lagenorhynchus albirostris chromosome 11, mLagAlb1.1, whole genome shotgun sequence contains these coding sequences:
- the BAIAP2L2 gene encoding brain-specific angiogenesis inhibitor 1-associated protein 2-like protein 2 gives MAPEMDQLYRSTMAIYKSIMEQFNPALENLVYLGNNYLRAFHALSEAAEVYFNAIQKIGEQALQSSTSQILGEILVQMSDTQRHLNSDLEVVVQTFHGDLLQHMEKNTKLDMQFIKDSRQHYEMEYRHRAANLEKCMSQLWRMERKRDKNAREMKESVNRLHAQMQAFVSESQRAAELEEKRRYRFLAEKHLLLSNTFLQFFGRARGMLQNRVLLWKEQSEASRSPSRAHSPGLLGPLLGPPYPSGRLTPTRLDMPQRPLGEFGSPRSRHGSGSHGPEPTEARYASQLEPDRRSLPRTPSASSLYSISTERSRSNSFGERPGCRGGGGARRVRALVSHSEGANHTLLRFSAGDVVEVLVPEAQNGWLYGKLEGSSTSGWFPEAYVKPLEELPMNPLNALNPVTSMNPTNPLNPVTSMNPMSPMNELPSRSYPLRGSHSLDDLLDRPGNSTASSDYWDGQSRSRTPSRVPSRTPSPASTPLPGSRRSSMGSMGVASDIKKLMSWEQQPPELFPRGTNPFATVKLRPTVTNDRSAPLIH, from the exons CTCTGTCTGAGGCGGCAGAGGTGTACTTCAACGCCATCCAGAAGATCGGGGAGCAGGCCCTGCAGAGCTCCACCTCGCAGATTCTGG GTGAGATCTTGGTGCAGATGTCCGACACCCAGCGGCACTTGAACTCTGACCTGGAGGTGGTG GTGCAGACATTCCATGGAGACCTGCTGCAGCACATGGAGAAGAACACCAAGCTGGACATGCAGTTCATCAAA GACAGCCGCCAGCACTACGAGATGGAGTACCGCCACCGAGCCGCCAACCTGGAGAAGTGCATGTCCCAGCTGTGGCGTATGGAGCGCAAGAGGGACAAGAATGCGCGGGAGATGAag GAGAGCGTGAACCGGCTGCACGCGCAGATGCAGGCCTTCGTGTCTGAGAGTCAGCGGGCAGCTGAACTGGAAGAGAAGCGGCGCTACCGCTTCCTGGCTGAGAAGCACCTTCTGCTTTCCAACACCTTCCTGCAGTTTTTTGGCCGg GCCCGGGGGATGCTGCAGAACCGCGTGCTGCTGTGGAAGGAGCAGTCAGAGGCCAGCCGCAGTCCGTCGCGCGCCCACTCCCCGGGCCTGCTGGGCCCCTTGCTGGGGCCGCCCTACCCCTCGGGCCGCCTGACGCCCACCCGCCTGGACATG CCCCAGAGGCCTCTGGGAGAGTTCGGCTCCCCACGCAGCCGGCACGGCTCCGGCTCCCACGGCCCCGAGCCCACTGAGGCGAGATACGCGTCCCAGCTGGAGCCAGACCGCCGGTCCCTGCCCCGGACGCCGTCCGCCT CCTCGCTCTACAGCATCAGCACTGAGCGCTCGCGCTCCAACTCTTTCGGCGAGCGCCCGGGCTGcaggggcggcggcggcgcccggCGAGTCCGCGCCCTGGTCTCCCATTCGGAGGGCGCCAACCACACGCTGCTGCGTTTCTCGGCCGGAGACGTTGTGGAGGTGCTGGTACCGGAGGCCCAGAACGGCTGGCTCTATGGCAAGCTGGAGGGCTCATCCAC GAGCGGCTGGTTCCCCGAGGCCTATGTGAAGCCTCTGGAGGAGCTGCCCATGAATCCCTTGAATGCCTTGAACCCCGTGACCTCCATGAATCCCACGAACCCCTTGAACCCAGTGACGTCCATGAACCCCATGAGCCCTATGAATGAGCTGCCTTCCAG GTCCTACCCACTCCGGGGCAGCCACAGCCTTGATGACCTCCTGGACCGGCCAGGCAACTCCACAGCATCCTCAGACTACTGGGATGGCCAGTCCCGCTCCCGAACCCCGAGCCGGGTCCCGAGCCGCACCCCCAGCCCCGCATCTACACCCTTGCCTGGCAGCCGCCGAAGTAGCATGGGCAGCATGGGGGTGGCCAGTGACATCAAG AAACTCATGTCCTGGGAGCAGCAACCCCCAGAGCTCTTCCCTCG gggcacaaaccccttTGCCACCGTAAAGCTGCGTCCCACTGTCACCAATGACCGCTCAGCGCCCCTCATCCACTGA